From a single Candidatus Microthrix subdominans genomic region:
- a CDS encoding mismatch-specific DNA-glycosylase — protein MGFGRAELESFRDATVPDMVGPGLKLLFVGINPGLWTAAAQTHFAYPGNRFYPALLKAGIIERDIDRSAGMSDADRNYFLERGLGITNVVGRATAKASELSRDELRKGGEQLRAFVAHHRPNVVAVAGITAYRDAFGRPKATMGRQDETLGGVELWVVPNPSGLNAHETVDSLAEAYRAPALAAGLDLRPSTASG, from the coding sequence GTGGGTTTCGGCCGCGCTGAGCTCGAGTCGTTTCGCGATGCAACCGTGCCCGACATGGTGGGCCCCGGGCTGAAGCTGTTGTTTGTCGGCATCAACCCCGGGCTGTGGACGGCGGCCGCCCAAACCCACTTCGCCTACCCGGGCAACCGGTTCTACCCGGCGCTGCTCAAGGCGGGGATCATCGAGCGGGACATCGACCGCTCGGCGGGGATGTCCGACGCCGACCGCAACTATTTTCTCGAGCGGGGCCTGGGCATCACCAACGTGGTCGGTCGCGCCACCGCCAAGGCCTCCGAACTCAGCCGGGACGAACTGCGCAAAGGGGGCGAGCAGCTGCGGGCATTTGTGGCCCACCACCGACCGAACGTCGTGGCGGTGGCCGGCATCACCGCCTACCGCGACGCCTTTGGCCGGCCGAAGGCGACGATGGGACGTCAGGACGAGACCCTGGGCGGCGTCGAGCTGTGGGTGGTGCCCAACCCCAGCGGCCTGAACGCCCACGAAACGGTCGATTCCCTGGCGGAGGCGTACCGGGCCCCGGCGCTGGCCGCCGGGCTGGACCTGCGCCCGTCGACGGCCTCGGGCTGA
- the upp gene encoding uracil phosphoribosyltransferase, translated as MQLTVVDHPLARVALSVLRDESTDVAGFRQAMGTLSSILAYEAARGLSVTELPVRTPLTETTGARLDELPLVVPVLRAGLGLLPGMLEHLPGAPTAFVGVKRNETTLVPEPYLDTVSEGLDGIEAWVLDPMLATGGSLNHAAELLRRRGAERVTALCVLAAPEGIAALRREGSVGHLVVASIDDYLDDDAFIVPGLGDAGDRLYGPA; from the coding sequence ATGCAGCTTACCGTGGTCGATCATCCGCTCGCCCGGGTGGCGCTCAGCGTGCTGAGGGATGAGTCCACCGATGTGGCCGGATTCCGGCAGGCGATGGGAACGCTGTCGAGCATCCTGGCCTATGAGGCGGCGCGCGGACTGAGCGTCACCGAGTTGCCGGTCAGGACGCCGCTGACCGAGACGACCGGCGCCCGACTCGATGAGCTGCCGCTGGTCGTGCCGGTGTTGAGGGCGGGCCTTGGGCTGCTGCCGGGCATGCTCGAGCATCTGCCCGGGGCGCCGACCGCGTTCGTCGGGGTGAAACGCAACGAGACCACCCTGGTGCCGGAGCCCTATCTGGACACCGTGTCCGAAGGCCTCGACGGAATTGAGGCGTGGGTGCTCGACCCGATGCTGGCCACCGGCGGATCGCTCAACCATGCGGCGGAGCTGCTGCGGCGCCGCGGCGCCGAGCGGGTGACCGCGCTGTGCGTGCTCGCCGCCCCCGAAGGAATCGCCGCCCTGCGCCGGGAGGGGTCAGTCGGTCACCTCGTTGTTGCGTCGATTGACGACTACCTCGACGACGATGCGTTCATCGTGCCCGGGCTGGGCGACGCCGGCGACCGGCTGTACGGCCCGGCCTGA
- a CDS encoding SDR family oxidoreductase, with amino-acid sequence MRILITGCSTGFGRATAVEATRRGHEVIATARDVATLDDLDVAERLSLDVTDRASITAAVAQAGRLDALVNNAGVDRHGPVESYPEDVAQWVMDTNFWGTFRMTTAVAPAMRAQGSGVIVNMSSVQGRVGTPLGGVYSASKAAIESYSESAHFELSHFGVRMVVVQPGYFDTPMATKGSDELIEGTVYEELAAQWSSGSDSLNPAGRPGPDVVATAIVDALEDPETPLRVPVGNDAVMVLGARGSMDDVAFEAVMRGTLNLTW; translated from the coding sequence ATGCGCATCCTCATCACCGGTTGTTCCACCGGCTTCGGCCGTGCCACCGCGGTCGAGGCGACCCGTCGGGGACATGAGGTGATCGCCACCGCCCGCGACGTCGCCACGCTCGACGACCTCGACGTGGCCGAGCGGCTGAGCCTCGACGTGACCGATCGGGCGTCGATCACCGCTGCGGTGGCCCAGGCCGGACGCCTGGACGCGCTGGTCAACAACGCCGGCGTCGACCGCCACGGCCCGGTGGAGTCCTACCCGGAGGATGTGGCCCAGTGGGTGATGGACACCAACTTCTGGGGCACGTTTCGCATGACCACAGCGGTGGCGCCGGCCATGCGCGCCCAGGGGTCGGGCGTCATCGTCAACATGTCGTCGGTCCAGGGTCGGGTCGGCACGCCGTTGGGCGGTGTCTACTCGGCGAGCAAGGCGGCGATCGAGAGCTACAGCGAGTCGGCGCACTTCGAGCTGAGCCACTTCGGCGTGCGGATGGTGGTCGTTCAGCCCGGCTACTTCGATACGCCGATGGCCACCAAGGGCTCCGACGAGCTGATCGAGGGCACGGTCTACGAGGAACTGGCGGCACAGTGGTCGTCCGGCTCGGACTCGCTCAACCCCGCCGGTCGACCGGGGCCCGACGTGGTCGCCACGGCGATCGTCGACGCTCTGGAGGACCCCGAGACGCCGCTGCGGGTGCCGGTGGGCAACGATGCGGTCATGGTGCTCGGGGCGCGAGGTTCGATGGATGATGTTGCCTTTGAAGCGGTGATGCGCGGCACCCTCAACCTCACCTGGTAG
- a CDS encoding HlyC/CorC family transporter — translation MSTPVALGLSLLLLAANGAFVAAEFAVLAARRSRLEQLAADGDGRALAGIKASKELSVMLAGAQLGITMCSLGIGALAEPAIAHLIEGALNAVLDGRIELPGGVVRAIGFTIGLSIVVFLHMVLGEMAPKSIAISSPEKSMLVLARPFVGFVSLFRPLIAALNWMANVTVRLTGTTPRDDAAAYSAADLGLLIRQSGANAEGGVGIHPADQELLTRGLHLSATTLGSVMTSRNDIVEVSIDDDADAIEETARRTERSRLLVTHDADLDDVAGMVLVRDVLLLDEVERAEKTAGDLLRPVVSVSPDDLTEDVLLLLQSGDAHVALVVSNSGLTLGLVTLRDLIEEAVGDLAEPPVRVKVQGRLRSVRHNARRRTPMLPESD, via the coding sequence ATGAGCACCCCGGTCGCCCTCGGGCTCTCGCTGCTGCTGCTGGCCGCCAACGGGGCGTTCGTCGCTGCCGAGTTCGCCGTGCTGGCGGCCCGCCGGTCCCGGTTGGAACAACTGGCGGCAGACGGCGACGGGCGGGCCCTCGCCGGTATCAAGGCTTCGAAGGAACTGTCGGTGATGCTCGCCGGCGCCCAGTTGGGGATCACGATGTGCTCGCTGGGCATCGGTGCCCTGGCCGAACCCGCAATCGCCCACCTGATCGAGGGCGCACTCAACGCTGTCCTCGATGGGAGGATCGAGCTACCGGGCGGGGTCGTCCGCGCGATCGGGTTCACGATCGGGCTGTCGATCGTCGTCTTCTTGCACATGGTGCTCGGCGAGATGGCACCCAAAAGCATTGCCATCTCGTCGCCGGAAAAGTCGATGCTCGTGCTCGCCCGGCCCTTTGTCGGGTTCGTATCGCTCTTTCGCCCGCTGATCGCCGCCCTCAACTGGATGGCCAACGTCACCGTGAGGCTGACCGGCACCACCCCACGCGACGATGCCGCCGCCTACAGCGCCGCCGACCTCGGGCTGCTCATCAGACAATCGGGCGCCAACGCCGAGGGCGGGGTGGGCATCCATCCGGCCGACCAGGAACTGCTCACCCGCGGGCTGCACCTCAGCGCAACGACGCTCGGTTCGGTGATGACGAGCCGCAACGACATCGTCGAGGTGAGCATCGACGATGACGCCGACGCGATCGAGGAAACCGCCCGGCGAACCGAACGGAGCCGCCTGCTGGTAACCCACGACGCCGATCTGGACGATGTCGCCGGCATGGTCCTCGTGCGCGACGTTCTGTTGCTGGATGAGGTTGAGCGGGCCGAGAAAACCGCCGGTGATCTGCTTCGGCCGGTGGTGTCGGTCTCACCGGACGACTTGACCGAGGACGTGCTGTTGTTGTTGCAGAGCGGAGACGCCCACGTCGCCCTCGTCGTGAGCAACAGCGGCCTCACCCTCGGTTTGGTCACCCTGCGCGACCTGATCGAGGAGGCGGTCGGCGACCTGGCCGAGCCACCGGTGCGGGTCAAGGTTCAGGGCCGCCTGCGCAGCGTGCGCCACAACGCCCGCCGCCGCACCCCCATGCTGCCCGAGAGCGACTGA